A genome region from Plasmodium vivax chromosome 11, whole genome shotgun sequence includes the following:
- a CDS encoding troponin c-like protein, putative (encoded by transcript PVX_114465A), giving the protein MEDGSKNVNTENALEIVYKLRTGKISKEQFKSLFTTVGSRLSTAEMDAIISKLCSEADQIDYKEFLSK; this is encoded by the exons ATGGAG GATGGAtccaaaaatgtaaatacaGAGAACGCCCTCGAGATAGTGTACAAGCTG AGAACAGGCAAAATTTCCAAGGAGCAGTTCAAGTCACTCTTCACCACCGTTGGGTCAAGACTGTCCACTGCGGAAATGGATGCAATTATCAG CAAGCTGTGCAGCGAGGCGGACCAAATAGATTACAAGGAGTTCCTGAGCAAGTAA